Proteins found in one Primulina eburnea isolate SZY01 chromosome 16, ASM2296580v1, whole genome shotgun sequence genomic segment:
- the LOC140816279 gene encoding putative 12-oxophytodienoate reductase 11, with translation MGTEMREAEGTQRIPLLTPYQMGNFSLSHRIVLAPLTRQRSFNNVPQPHAILYYSQRATKGGFLLAEATGVSDTAQGYPNTPGIWTKEQTDAWKPIVDAVHAKGAVFFCQIWHVGRVSNTGFQPNGQSPISSTYRELPPQLRANGVDMARFSPPRRLSTDEIPKIVNDFRIAARNAIEAGFDGVEIHGAHGYLIEQFFKDQANDRTDQYGGSLENRCRFGLEIVEAVSDEIGADRVGIRLSPFATYMECGDSNPKALGLYLAEALNKYGILYCHMIEPRMISVGVKSECPESLVPMRKSFKGTFIVAGGYEREDGNKAVAENRTDLVAYGRHFLANPDLPKRFELDAPLNKYQRETFYSPEPVLGYTDYPFLEETDGFRGK, from the exons ATGGGAACTGAGATGAGGGAGGCGGAAGGGACGCAGCGAATCCCACTTCTCACTCCTTACCAAATGGGAAATTTTAGTCTTTCTCATAG AATTGTTTTGGCACCATTAACTAGGCAGAGATCTTTTAATAACGTTCCTCAACCTCATGCTATCCTGTACTATTCTCAAAGAGCAACCAAAGGGGGTTTTCTCTTGGCTGAAGCCACTGGAGTTTCTGACACAGCTCAAGG GTATCCAAATACACCAGGAATATGGACAAAGGAGCAAACTGATGCATGGAAGCCCATCGTAGATGCAGTTCATGCCAAAGGTGCAGTCTTCTTTTGCCAGATTTGGCACGTTGGAAGGGTTTCAAACACCG GGTTTCAGCCAAATGGACAGTCTCCTATATCTAGCACATATAGGGAATTACCTCCACAGCTACGAGCTAATGGTGTGGATATGGCTCGATTTTCCCCTCCACGACGACTGAGTACAGATGAAATTCCTAAAATTGTTAATGATTTTAGGATTGCTGCAAGAAATGCTATAGAAGCTG GTTTTGATGGGGTTGAGATCCATGGCGCACATGGTTATCTCATAGAACAATTTTTCAAAGATCAAGCAAATGACCGAACTGATCAATATGGTGGTTCTctggaaaaccgttgtcgattcgGTCTTGAAATAGTTGAAGCTGTGAGTGATGAAATAGGAGCTGACCGAGTTGGAATTAGGCTTTCTCCCTTCGCAACTTACATGGAATGCGGAGATTCAAACCCTAAAGCCCTTGGCCTTTATTTGGCCGAGGCCTTAAACAAATATGGGATTCTGTACTGCCACATGATTGAACCAAGGATGATATCTGTTGGGGTAAAATCTGAATGTCCAGAGAGTCTTGTCCCAATGAGAAAATCATTCAAGGGCACTTTCATTGTTGCTGGTGGGTATGAAAGGGAAGACGGAAACAAAGCTGTGGCTGAAAATCGTACTGATCTTGTTGCATATGGCCGCCATTTCTTGGCTAATCCAGATTTACCGAAGAGATTTGAGCTTGATGCTCCTCTGAACAAATATCAAAGGGAGACTTTTTATTCACCCGAACCTGTTTTAGGCTATACCGACTACCCATTTCTTGAAGAAACTGATGGGTTTCGGGGGAAGTAG
- the LOC140816280 gene encoding glucuronoxylan 4-O-methyltransferase 1-like — MRGKLQYPVNLKIVSICFLFLFFLFLILRTGFSYSKEIATLDSSILPMNSSDVHEEQLPTDCPTLSLFPTCNKIPSSLAHSLVHYATLNITPQQTINEISVSLKVLEKKSPCNFFVFGLGHDSLMWTSPNHGGRTVFLEEDKSWIEQIQKQIPSLESYHVVYDTKLTQAEDLLEIGMKEECKEVSDPRFSKCQLALKGLPNEVYDIEWDLIMVDAPTGYFDGAPGRMNAIYTGGLMARNRENGETDVFVHDVNREVEDKFSVKFLCEGYLREQEGRLRQFTVPSHRTPLGISFCP, encoded by the coding sequence ATGAGAGGTAAACTACAATACCCCGTTAATCTCAAGATCGTTTCTATTTGCTTTCTATTCCTTTTCTTTCTCTTCTTGATCCTGAGAACGGGTTTCTCCTACTCTAAAGAGATTGCAACACTTGATTCATCAATCCTTCCAATGAATTCGTCTGATGTTCATGAAGAACAACTGCCAACAGATTGTCCAACTCTTTCTTTGTTTCCAACTTGTAACAAAATCCCATCTTCTTTAGCACACTCACTAGTTCACTACGCAACCTTAAACATCACTCCACAACAAACCATCAATGAAATATCCGTATCCCTAAAAGTACTCGAAAAAAAGTCACCATGCAACTTTTTTGTATTTGGTTTAGGCCACGACAGCCTAATGTGGACATCACCGAACCATGGAGGCCGCACAGTTTTTCTCGAAGAAGACAAGTCATGGATCGAGCAAATCCAAAAGCAAATCCCGTCCTTAGAATCATACCATGTCGTGTATGACACAAAGTTGACACAAGCCGAAGACCTCCTGGAAATTGGCATGAAAGAAGAGTGTAAAGAAGTCAGTGATCCAAGATTCTCAAAATGTCAACTTGCTTTAAAAGGATTACCAAATGAGGTGTATGATATTGAGTGGGATCTGATCATGGTGGACGCGCCAACAGGATACTTCGATGGAGCACCAGGGAGGATGAATGCAATATACACTGGTGGATTGATGGCAAGAAATAGGGAAAATGGTGAGACTGATGTGTTTGTGCATGATGTGAACAGGGAGGTCGAGGATAAATTCTCCGTGAAATTCTTATGTGAAGGATATTTGAGAGAGCAAGAAGGGAGATTAAGGCAATTCACAGTACCGAGTCACAGGACTCCCTTAGGGATATCTTTTTGTCCATAA
- the LOC140817421 gene encoding dynamin-2A-like isoform X2 encodes MEAIDELFKLSDSMRQAAALLADEDVDETSSSASSRRPSTFLNVVALGNTGAGKSAVLNSLIGHPALPTGEGGATRAPICVDLTRDGSLSSKSIILQIDSKSQQVSASALRHSLQDRLSKISGKSRDEIYLKLRTSTAPPLKMIDLPGVDRGNLDDSLSQFAEHNDAILLVVIPAFQAPEVASAKAIRIAKELDGECTRTVGVITKVDQASSEPKVLTAVQALLLNQGPRSTSDIPWVALIGQSVSIASAQPGSTGADNSLETAWRAESESLKSLLTGAPQSKLGRLALVETLAQQIRNRMKIRLPNLLTGIQGKSQIVQDELFRLGEQMVQSAEGTKALALELCREFEDKFLQHITTGEGVGWKVVASFEGSFPNRIKQLPLDRHFDLNNVKRIVLEADGYQPYLISPEKGLRSLIKGVLELAKEPSRLCVDEVHRVLVDIVSAAANATPGLGKYPSFKREVVAIATTALEGFKNEAKSMVIALVDMERAFVPPQHFIRLVQRRMDRQRREEELKGRSSKKTLEAEQSILNRATSPQTGGSQQSGGNMKSMKDGKSNQQDKDVQEGSGLKTAGPEGEITAGFLLKKSTKTNGWSKRWFVLNEKTGKLGYTKKQEERHFRGVITLEECNLEEVAEDEEASSKISKDKKANGPVAEKAPSLVFKITNRVQYKTVLKAHSAVVLKAESLPDKVEWLNKLRNVISSKGGQVKGEPDPQIRQSLSDGSLDTMARRPADPEEELRWMSQEVRGYVEAVLNSLAANVPKAVVLCQVEKAKEDMLNKLYISVSAQSTVRVEELLQEDQNVKRRRERYQKQSSLLSKLTRQLSIHDNRAAAASGFSSEDSSPTASGPSSGDDWRTAFDAAANGPTDSYGDSRSNGHSRRYSDPAQNGDVNSGTNSGSRRTPNRLPPAPPATGSGYKY; translated from the exons ATGGAGGCGATCGATGAATTGTTTAAGCTCTCCGATTCCATGCGGCAGGCGGCCGCGCTACTTGCCGACGAAGATGTGGACGAGACGTCGTCTTCTGCTTCATCAAGACGACCCTCTACTTTCCTTAATGTTGTTGCTCTAGGCAACACT GGTGCAGGTAAGTCTGCTGTACTGAATAGTCTAATTGGACATCCTGCACTG CCGACTGGTGAAGGTGGTGCCACACGTGCTCCCATATGCGTTGATTTAACAAGGGATGGCTCGCTGAGCAGTAAATCCATTATTTTGCAGATTGATAGTAAATCTCAACAAGTTTCTGCAA GTGCTCTTCGGCATTCATTGCAAGACAGATTGAGCAAAATTTCGGGAAAGAGTCGTGATGAGATATATTTAAAGCTCCGAACAAGTACAG CTCCACCGTTGAAAATGATTGATTTACCAGGGGTTGATAGGGGGAATCTTGACGATTCTTTG AGTCAATTTGCAGAACATAATGATGCAATATTGCTCGTTGTAATACCCGCTTTTCAAGCCCCAGAAGTGGCCTCTGCAAAAGCCATCAGAATTGCAAAGGAGCTTGATGGAGAAT GTACAAGAACTGTTGGTGTTATTACCAAGGTAGATCAAGCATCTTCAGAACCAAAAGTACTTACTGCTGTGCAGGCACTTTTACTGAATCAAGGACCTCGAAGTACATCTGATATCCCATGGGTTGCTTTGATTGGTCAATCTGTCTCTATAGCATCTGCTCAACCAGGGAGCACTGGAGCTGATAATTCTCTAGAAACTGCTTGGCGAGCGGAGAGTGAAAGTTTAAAATCACTACTTACCGGTGCTCCTCAAAGCAAGCTTGGGAGGTTAGCCTTGGTGGAGACCCTTGCTCAACAGATCCGGAATCGCATGAAAATCCGCCTTCCGAATCTCCTCACAGG GATTCAGGGGAAGTCTCAAATCGTACAGGATGAACTTTTTAGACTTGGTGAACAGATGGTTCAAAGTGCTGAGGGTACGAAAGCTTTAGCATTGGAGCTTTGCAGGGAATTTGAGGACAAGTTCCTCCAGCATATTACAACAGGAGAG GGTGTCGGGTGGAAAGTTGTTGCTAGTTTTGAAGGCAGTTTTCCTAATAGGATCAAGCAACTCCCTTTAGACAGACATTTTGACCTGAATAATGTTAAGAGG ATTGTGCTCGAGGCTGATGGTTATCAGCCTTATCTTATCTCTCCTGAGAAAGGGTTGAGGTCCTTAATCAAGGGTGTCTTAGAGCTGGCAAAAGAACCTTCTCGCTTGTGTGTTGATGAG GTGCACCGGGTACTTGTGGACATTGTCTCAGCTGCTGCAAACGCCACTCCAGGTCTTGGAAAATATCCTTCTTTTAAGCGAGAG GTTGTAGCAATTGCCACAACTGCTTTGGAAGGTTTCAAAAATGAAGCAAAAAGCATGGTAATTGCCCTTGTTGACATGGAACGTGCATTTGTTCCCCCACAACACTTTATCCGTTTAGTGCAGCGGAG GATGGATCGACAACGGCGGGAAGAGGAGCTAAAAGGCCGATCCTCGAAAAAGACTCTTGAGGCTGAGCAGTCTATATTAAATAGG GCAACCAGTCCGCAAACTGGAGGGAGCCAACAGAGTGGGGGGAATATGAAATCCATGAAGGATGGAAAATCTAATCAGcaagataaagatgtgcaagaAGGATCTGGCTTGAAGACTGCTGGACCAGAAGGAGAAATAACAGCAG GGTTTTTGCTAAAGAAGAGCACCAAAACTAATGGTTGGAGTAAGAGATGGTTTGTCTTAAATGAAAAGACAGGAAAG CTTGGATATACCAAGAAACAAGAAGAGCGACATTTTCGTGGTGTCATCACTTTGGAG GAATGTAATTTGGAGGAAGTGGCAGAGGATGAAGAagcttcttcaaagatttcTAAAGATAAGAAGGCAAATGGCCCGGTTGCTGAAAAAGCACCTAGTCTTGTATTCAAGATAACAAACAGGGTTCAGTATAAGACCGTTCTTAAAG CCCATAGTGCTGTTGTTTTGAAGGCTGAGAGCTTACCAGATAAGGTAGAGTGGTTGAATAAGTTAAGAAATGTTATTAGTTCTAAAGGAGGTCAAGTAAAGGGCGAACCTGATCCTCAAATACGGCAAAGTCTTTCTGATGGTTCTCTG GATACTATGGCGAGAAGACCTGCAGATCCGGAAGAAGAACTTCGATGGATGTCTCAGGAAGTGCGTGGTTATGTTGAAGCCGTTCTTAACAGTCTTGCTGCCAATGTTCCAAAG GCCGTTGTTCTTTGCCAAGTAGAGAAGGCAAAAGAAGACATGCTTAACAAATTATACATTTCTGTCAG CGCTCAAAGCACGGTGAGAGTGGAAGAACTGCTTCAGGAGGATCAGAATGTCAAGCGAAGAAGGGAACGGTACCAGAAACAGTCCTCGCTTCTATCCAAGCTTACTAGGCAACTAAGTATTCATGACAATCGAGCAGCAGCGGCTTCTGGCTTTTCCAGTGAAG ATAGTAGTCCGACCGCTTCTGGCCCGTCATCAGGCGATGACTGGAGAACTGCATTCGATGCTGCTGCCAATGGTCCAACCGATTCATATGGGGATTCTAGGTCCAATGGTCACAGCCGGCGCTACAGTGACCCTGCCCAAAACGGTGATGTAAACTCTGGGACCAACTCCGGTAGCCGCCGCACGCCCAACAGGTTGCCACCTGCTCCTCCCGCCACCGGCTCTGGTTATAAATACTAA
- the LOC140817421 gene encoding dynamin-2A-like isoform X1 encodes MEAIDELFKLSDSMRQAAALLADEDVDETSSSASSRRPSTFLNVVALGNTGAGKSAVLNSLIGHPALPTGEGGATRAPICVDLTRDGSLSSKSIILQIDSKSQQVSASALRHSLQDRLSKISGKSRDEIYLKLRTSTAPPLKMIDLPGVDRGNLDDSLSQFAEHNDAILLVVIPAFQAPEVASAKAIRIAKELDGECTRTVGVITKVDQASSEPKVLTAVQALLLNQGPRSTSDIPWVALIGQSVSIASAQPGSTGADNSLETAWRAESESLKSLLTGAPQSKLGRLALVETLAQQIRNRMKIRLPNLLTGIQGKSQIVQDELFRLGEQMVQSAEGTKALALELCREFEDKFLQHITTGEGVGWKVVASFEGSFPNRIKQLPLDRHFDLNNVKRIVLEADGYQPYLISPEKGLRSLIKGVLELAKEPSRLCVDEVHRVLVDIVSAAANATPGLGKYPSFKREVVAIATTALEGFKNEAKSMVIALVDMERAFVPPQHFIRLVQRRMDRQRREEELKGRSSKKTLEAEQSILNRATSPQTGGSQQSGGNMKSMKDGKSNQQDKDVQEGSGLKTAGPEGEITAGFLLKKSTKTNGWSKRWFVLNEKTGKLGYTKKQEERHFRGVITLEECNLEEVAEDEEASSKISKDKKANGPVAEKAPSLVFKITNRVQYKTVLKAHSAVVLKAESLPDKVEWLNKLRNVISSKGGQVKGEPDPQIRQSLSDGSLDTMARRPADPEEELRWMSQEVRGYVEAVLNSLAANVPKAVVLCQVEKAKEDMLNKLYISVSAQSTVRVEELLQEDQNVKRRRERYQKQSSLLSKLTRQLSIHDNRAAAASGFSSEGRSDSSPTASGPSSGDDWRTAFDAAANGPTDSYGDSRSNGHSRRYSDPAQNGDVNSGTNSGSRRTPNRLPPAPPATGSGYKY; translated from the exons ATGGAGGCGATCGATGAATTGTTTAAGCTCTCCGATTCCATGCGGCAGGCGGCCGCGCTACTTGCCGACGAAGATGTGGACGAGACGTCGTCTTCTGCTTCATCAAGACGACCCTCTACTTTCCTTAATGTTGTTGCTCTAGGCAACACT GGTGCAGGTAAGTCTGCTGTACTGAATAGTCTAATTGGACATCCTGCACTG CCGACTGGTGAAGGTGGTGCCACACGTGCTCCCATATGCGTTGATTTAACAAGGGATGGCTCGCTGAGCAGTAAATCCATTATTTTGCAGATTGATAGTAAATCTCAACAAGTTTCTGCAA GTGCTCTTCGGCATTCATTGCAAGACAGATTGAGCAAAATTTCGGGAAAGAGTCGTGATGAGATATATTTAAAGCTCCGAACAAGTACAG CTCCACCGTTGAAAATGATTGATTTACCAGGGGTTGATAGGGGGAATCTTGACGATTCTTTG AGTCAATTTGCAGAACATAATGATGCAATATTGCTCGTTGTAATACCCGCTTTTCAAGCCCCAGAAGTGGCCTCTGCAAAAGCCATCAGAATTGCAAAGGAGCTTGATGGAGAAT GTACAAGAACTGTTGGTGTTATTACCAAGGTAGATCAAGCATCTTCAGAACCAAAAGTACTTACTGCTGTGCAGGCACTTTTACTGAATCAAGGACCTCGAAGTACATCTGATATCCCATGGGTTGCTTTGATTGGTCAATCTGTCTCTATAGCATCTGCTCAACCAGGGAGCACTGGAGCTGATAATTCTCTAGAAACTGCTTGGCGAGCGGAGAGTGAAAGTTTAAAATCACTACTTACCGGTGCTCCTCAAAGCAAGCTTGGGAGGTTAGCCTTGGTGGAGACCCTTGCTCAACAGATCCGGAATCGCATGAAAATCCGCCTTCCGAATCTCCTCACAGG GATTCAGGGGAAGTCTCAAATCGTACAGGATGAACTTTTTAGACTTGGTGAACAGATGGTTCAAAGTGCTGAGGGTACGAAAGCTTTAGCATTGGAGCTTTGCAGGGAATTTGAGGACAAGTTCCTCCAGCATATTACAACAGGAGAG GGTGTCGGGTGGAAAGTTGTTGCTAGTTTTGAAGGCAGTTTTCCTAATAGGATCAAGCAACTCCCTTTAGACAGACATTTTGACCTGAATAATGTTAAGAGG ATTGTGCTCGAGGCTGATGGTTATCAGCCTTATCTTATCTCTCCTGAGAAAGGGTTGAGGTCCTTAATCAAGGGTGTCTTAGAGCTGGCAAAAGAACCTTCTCGCTTGTGTGTTGATGAG GTGCACCGGGTACTTGTGGACATTGTCTCAGCTGCTGCAAACGCCACTCCAGGTCTTGGAAAATATCCTTCTTTTAAGCGAGAG GTTGTAGCAATTGCCACAACTGCTTTGGAAGGTTTCAAAAATGAAGCAAAAAGCATGGTAATTGCCCTTGTTGACATGGAACGTGCATTTGTTCCCCCACAACACTTTATCCGTTTAGTGCAGCGGAG GATGGATCGACAACGGCGGGAAGAGGAGCTAAAAGGCCGATCCTCGAAAAAGACTCTTGAGGCTGAGCAGTCTATATTAAATAGG GCAACCAGTCCGCAAACTGGAGGGAGCCAACAGAGTGGGGGGAATATGAAATCCATGAAGGATGGAAAATCTAATCAGcaagataaagatgtgcaagaAGGATCTGGCTTGAAGACTGCTGGACCAGAAGGAGAAATAACAGCAG GGTTTTTGCTAAAGAAGAGCACCAAAACTAATGGTTGGAGTAAGAGATGGTTTGTCTTAAATGAAAAGACAGGAAAG CTTGGATATACCAAGAAACAAGAAGAGCGACATTTTCGTGGTGTCATCACTTTGGAG GAATGTAATTTGGAGGAAGTGGCAGAGGATGAAGAagcttcttcaaagatttcTAAAGATAAGAAGGCAAATGGCCCGGTTGCTGAAAAAGCACCTAGTCTTGTATTCAAGATAACAAACAGGGTTCAGTATAAGACCGTTCTTAAAG CCCATAGTGCTGTTGTTTTGAAGGCTGAGAGCTTACCAGATAAGGTAGAGTGGTTGAATAAGTTAAGAAATGTTATTAGTTCTAAAGGAGGTCAAGTAAAGGGCGAACCTGATCCTCAAATACGGCAAAGTCTTTCTGATGGTTCTCTG GATACTATGGCGAGAAGACCTGCAGATCCGGAAGAAGAACTTCGATGGATGTCTCAGGAAGTGCGTGGTTATGTTGAAGCCGTTCTTAACAGTCTTGCTGCCAATGTTCCAAAG GCCGTTGTTCTTTGCCAAGTAGAGAAGGCAAAAGAAGACATGCTTAACAAATTATACATTTCTGTCAG CGCTCAAAGCACGGTGAGAGTGGAAGAACTGCTTCAGGAGGATCAGAATGTCAAGCGAAGAAGGGAACGGTACCAGAAACAGTCCTCGCTTCTATCCAAGCTTACTAGGCAACTAAGTATTCATGACAATCGAGCAGCAGCGGCTTCTGGCTTTTCCAGTGAAGGTAGATCAG ATAGTAGTCCGACCGCTTCTGGCCCGTCATCAGGCGATGACTGGAGAACTGCATTCGATGCTGCTGCCAATGGTCCAACCGATTCATATGGGGATTCTAGGTCCAATGGTCACAGCCGGCGCTACAGTGACCCTGCCCAAAACGGTGATGTAAACTCTGGGACCAACTCCGGTAGCCGCCGCACGCCCAACAGGTTGCCACCTGCTCCTCCCGCCACCGGCTCTGGTTATAAATACTAA